A single Polynucleobacter acidiphobus DNA region contains:
- a CDS encoding trimeric intracellular cation channel family protein: MEELGFWVGIIASAAFAVTGVLAISDRGVDLFGVLVLGIITAIGGGTIRDVILGVPVFWADAPIYILVAAIASIITFYAESTLSQPQLYKAILYIDGLGAALFGIQGADKAWHYDFGGSAAAIILGVVTAIGGGLIRDVLAGRKTLLMSYELYAIPVSLGCMLYVLLLNYFPEHAMIGSIACIVLIFAFRSAAIYWNLKVPVMFISRKK, from the coding sequence ATGGAAGAGCTGGGTTTTTGGGTAGGCATTATTGCTTCCGCAGCCTTTGCGGTCACTGGCGTCTTAGCTATTTCTGATCGTGGCGTAGATCTCTTTGGCGTTTTGGTGCTTGGCATCATCACTGCGATCGGTGGCGGCACAATTCGGGATGTGATTCTGGGGGTGCCCGTGTTTTGGGCCGATGCCCCCATCTATATTCTGGTTGCTGCGATTGCTAGCATTATTACCTTCTATGCGGAGTCCACTTTATCGCAACCTCAGTTGTACAAGGCTATTCTCTACATCGACGGCCTAGGTGCAGCCCTATTTGGTATCCAAGGTGCCGATAAAGCCTGGCATTATGACTTTGGTGGATCCGCAGCGGCCATCATCTTGGGTGTGGTTACCGCGATCGGTGGTGGATTGATTCGGGATGTATTAGCAGGACGCAAAACTTTGTTGATGTCTTATGAGCTCTATGCGATTCCAGTATCACTCGGTTGCATGCTCTATGTCTTACTCCTAAACTACTTTCCAGAGCATGCGATGATCGGATCGATTGCCTGCATCGTACTCATCTTTGCCTTTCGATCGGCCGCGATCTACTGGAACCTAAAGGTTCCAGTGATGTTCATCTCACGCAAAAAGTAA
- a CDS encoding DUF1178 family protein — translation MKVYNLACDLEHHFEGWFASEDDFLSQQSSGTLCCPVCDSAHVSRLPSAPHIGGKVSAEEPVAVEPSQSIALSNADHGQLERQIQATFMKAMRELVGKSEDVGAAFAEEARKIHYKESPERSIRGQTSADEVMALREEGIDVLALPEMPVLKNTLQ, via the coding sequence ATGAAAGTCTATAACTTAGCGTGCGATCTCGAGCATCATTTTGAGGGGTGGTTTGCCTCGGAGGATGACTTTTTATCGCAACAGTCCAGTGGCACGTTGTGCTGCCCGGTCTGCGATAGTGCGCATGTCAGCCGCTTACCATCGGCCCCTCATATTGGCGGCAAGGTAAGTGCGGAAGAGCCGGTGGCCGTTGAGCCAAGTCAAAGCATTGCTTTATCCAATGCGGATCATGGTCAGTTGGAGCGCCAGATTCAGGCGACGTTCATGAAAGCGATGCGGGAGTTGGTCGGTAAATCGGAGGATGTTGGCGCAGCCTTTGCCGAGGAGGCTAGGAAGATTCATTACAAAGAGTCGCCCGAGCGCAGTATTCGGGGGCAGACCAGTGCCGATGAAGTGATGGCATTACGCGAAGAGGGGATTGACGTCCTCGCACTCCCTGAAATGCCGGTCCTCAAAAATACTTTGCAATAA
- a CDS encoding NUDIX domain-containing protein, whose product MSEKSFQDLAHTDDHLVEKRVSGEDVYTGIFLKMKRDTVLLPDGQQALREYLEHPGAVAILPILEDGRVVVERQYRYPIEQAVIEIPAGKLNPGEDPLLCAQRELQEETGYLAKRWSKIRRIHPVISYSTEFIDIYLAEGLTAGPARLDAEEFLDVFAAPLEELIEWVENGTITDVKTIISLYWLDRQRRLR is encoded by the coding sequence ATGAGCGAGAAATCGTTTCAAGATCTCGCGCATACCGATGACCATTTAGTCGAGAAGCGCGTATCGGGTGAGGATGTCTACACTGGCATCTTCTTAAAGATGAAGCGCGATACGGTGTTGCTACCAGACGGTCAGCAAGCCCTGCGAGAGTATCTGGAGCATCCAGGAGCCGTTGCCATTTTGCCGATCTTAGAGGATGGGCGGGTTGTGGTGGAGCGTCAATACCGTTACCCCATCGAGCAAGCCGTGATTGAGATTCCGGCAGGTAAGCTTAACCCAGGGGAGGATCCCTTGCTTTGTGCGCAACGGGAGTTACAAGAAGAGACCGGCTACCTTGCTAAACGGTGGAGCAAGATTCGGCGGATTCATCCGGTGATTTCATATTCCACCGAGTTCATCGATATTTATTTGGCAGAGGGTTTAACGGCGGGCCCAGCGCGTCTCGATGCCGAAGAGTTTTTGGATGTCTTTGCCGCGCCCCTTGAGGAGTTGATCGAGTGGGTTGAGAACGGCACGATCACGGATGTGAAGACCATCATCTCGCTGTACTGGCTGGATCGCCAACGGCGACTGCGTTAA
- the nuoN gene encoding NADH-quinone oxidoreductase subunit NuoN codes for MDTFDLIAIAPEIVLAFVASDLLLTSAFIKEKKDHVASDVFHTPRAASFVYFCSCLLLIGLGVVFLSRMVDLPYFAMAGLFQSDPIANLLKAGCCFALLVSLIYSKQYLIDRGLFRPDFLVLTLFALLGQLVLISASNLITLYLGLELMALSTYGLVAMRHSSGLSSEAAIKYFVLGALASGFLLYGMSMIYGVTGSLDLLEILRSLLDPRINHLIMAFGLVFIVAGVAFKFGVVPFHMWVPDVYQGAPTAVTLLIAAAPKLAAFALLFRLLINTLLPLISDWQPMLMILAVLSLVIGNITAIAQTNIKRMLAYSAIAQMGFVLLGMLSIFDDHAFSASMFYVIAYVITTLGTFGLLMVLSRKGYDCDTLEGLKGLNRKHPWYAFIGLIMMFSLAGVPPTLGFAAKLSVLEALVDADYIALAVIAVIASLIGAFYYLRVVKVMYFDEPSHEHSVTGSGIAKGVLGLNGLMVLLLGVFPAGLMALCLNIMRNTLVGS; via the coding sequence ATGGATACTTTTGACCTAATTGCCATTGCTCCTGAAATCGTTCTGGCCTTTGTGGCCAGCGATTTGCTGTTGACCAGTGCCTTTATTAAAGAGAAGAAGGATCATGTCGCCAGTGATGTATTTCATACGCCACGGGCAGCATCTTTTGTCTATTTCTGTTCCTGCTTACTCTTAATTGGTTTGGGTGTGGTGTTTTTGAGCAGAATGGTTGATCTGCCGTACTTTGCCATGGCCGGTCTGTTCCAGTCCGACCCGATTGCCAATCTGCTCAAAGCAGGGTGCTGCTTTGCGCTATTGGTTAGCTTGATTTACTCCAAGCAGTATTTAATTGATCGAGGGCTCTTCCGACCCGATTTCTTGGTCCTCACCTTATTTGCTTTATTGGGACAATTGGTCTTAATCTCGGCATCGAACCTCATCACCTTGTACCTTGGTCTTGAGTTGATGGCCTTGTCGACCTATGGTTTGGTGGCAATGCGCCATTCCAGCGGCCTATCCTCCGAAGCGGCGATTAAGTACTTTGTATTGGGCGCCTTGGCATCGGGATTCTTGCTCTACGGTATGTCGATGATCTACGGTGTAACTGGATCCCTGGATCTTCTAGAGATCTTGCGCTCCCTCCTGGATCCCCGCATTAATCACCTCATTATGGCGTTTGGTCTGGTCTTTATTGTGGCTGGAGTTGCCTTTAAGTTTGGTGTGGTGCCATTTCATATGTGGGTGCCCGATGTGTATCAAGGCGCTCCCACCGCGGTCACCTTGTTGATTGCAGCAGCTCCAAAGCTCGCTGCCTTTGCTCTCTTGTTCCGCCTGTTGATTAATACCTTATTACCGCTGATCTCGGATTGGCAGCCGATGCTGATGATTCTTGCGGTTCTGTCTTTGGTGATTGGCAATATCACGGCGATTGCCCAAACCAATATCAAGCGGATGTTGGCCTACTCGGCGATTGCACAGATGGGCTTTGTGCTGCTTGGCATGCTCTCGATTTTTGATGATCATGCCTTTAGTGCCTCGATGTTCTACGTGATTGCCTATGTGATTACCACTTTAGGCACCTTTGGTTTGCTGATGGTCTTATCGCGCAAAGGCTACGATTGCGACACCCTGGAAGGTTTAAAGGGTCTCAATCGCAAGCATCCATGGTATGCCTTTATTGGCCTCATCATGATGTTCTCCCTAGCTGGAGTGCCTCCCACTTTGGGCTTTGCCGCTAAGCTCTCTGTTTTGGAAGCATTGGTTGATGCTGATTACATCGCCTTGGCTGTGATTGCGGTGATCGCATCACTGATTGGTGCTTTTTATTACTTGCGCGTAGTGAAGGTGATGTATTTTGATGAACCAAGCCATGAGCATTCGGTGACTGGTTCAGGGATTGCAAAAGGGGTATTGGGTCTCAATGGCTTAATGGTGCTCCTCTTAGGTGTATTCCCGGCAGGCCTCATGGCTCTCTGCCTCAATATCATGCGCAATACCCTCGTCGGTTCTTAA
- a CDS encoding NADH-quinone oxidoreductase subunit M has translation MILSYAIWIPIVFGLMILVYGSERPSTGVKYLALFGAILGFIATLPLIANFDIANAGMQFVEKHSWIPRYDINYHLGVDGISVWFVVLTAFINIFVVIAAWEVITEKASQYYAAFMILSGLMIGVFSALDGLLFYIFFEATLIPMYIIIGVWGGQNRIYAAFKFFLYTLLGSLLALVAILYLYNLTNTFDLLTWHRAKLDIVEQVLIFIAFFMAFAVKVPMWPLHTWLPDVHVEAPTGGSVVLAAIMLKLGAYGFLRFSLPIAPDASILLGPIIIFLSLVAVIYVGLVALVQQDMKKLVAYSSIAHMGFVTLGFFIFSPLGIEGGIIQMISHGFVSGAMFLAIGVLYDRMHTRKIADYGGVVHRMPKFSAFMVLMAMANCGLPATSGFVGEFMVILAAVDYDFMIGLLSATALILGAAYSLWMVKRVIFGAITNPEVEKLEDLNGREFFMFIILSLCVIGMGVYPKPFTDIIHPAVMQLLEHVAISKL, from the coding sequence ATGATTCTTTCTTACGCGATTTGGATTCCGATTGTTTTTGGCCTAATGATTTTGGTCTATGGCTCGGAGCGTCCATCCACTGGCGTGAAGTATTTGGCCTTGTTTGGGGCCATTTTGGGCTTTATTGCCACCTTACCCCTAATCGCTAACTTTGATATTGCCAATGCTGGCATGCAGTTTGTGGAAAAGCATAGCTGGATTCCACGCTACGACATTAACTATCACCTTGGTGTGGATGGTATTTCGGTATGGTTTGTGGTGTTGACCGCCTTTATCAATATTTTTGTCGTGATCGCCGCTTGGGAGGTGATTACTGAGAAGGCCTCGCAATACTATGCCGCATTCATGATTTTGTCGGGCCTCATGATTGGGGTGTTCTCAGCGCTTGACGGCCTACTGTTTTATATCTTCTTTGAGGCAACACTCATTCCGATGTACATCATCATCGGGGTATGGGGTGGACAAAACCGCATCTATGCGGCCTTTAAGTTCTTCCTATATACCTTGTTGGGATCGTTGTTAGCTCTTGTGGCCATTTTGTATCTCTACAACCTAACCAATACTTTTGACTTGCTCACTTGGCATCGAGCGAAGTTAGATATTGTGGAGCAGGTACTGATCTTTATTGCCTTCTTCATGGCCTTTGCCGTCAAGGTGCCAATGTGGCCTTTGCATACTTGGTTGCCCGATGTTCACGTGGAGGCCCCAACCGGTGGCTCAGTGGTCCTGGCAGCCATTATGTTGAAGCTTGGCGCTTATGGATTCCTGCGTTTCTCGTTGCCGATTGCGCCGGATGCCAGCATCCTTTTAGGACCAATCATTATTTTCTTATCGCTGGTGGCGGTGATCTATGTTGGTTTAGTAGCACTGGTTCAGCAAGATATGAAGAAGTTAGTGGCGTACTCCTCAATTGCGCACATGGGTTTTGTGACCCTAGGGTTTTTTATCTTCAGTCCTCTTGGTATTGAGGGCGGCATTATTCAGATGATCTCGCACGGATTTGTATCGGGCGCGATGTTCTTAGCCATTGGTGTTTTATACGACCGTATGCACACCCGCAAGATTGCTGATTACGGTGGTGTGGTGCATCGTATGCCAAAGTTCTCGGCATTTATGGTCCTCATGGCGATGGCCAATTGCGGTTTACCAGCCACCTCGGGTTTTGTGGGGGAGTTTATGGTGATCCTAGCCGCCGTTGATTACGACTTCATGATTGGTCTACTGTCAGCGACCGCATTAATCCTTGGTGCTGCCTACTCCCTATGGATGGTCAAGCGCGTGATCTTTGGTGCGATCACTAATCCAGAGGTCGAGAAACTTGAGGATCTCAATGGTCGTGAGTTTTTTATGTTCATTATTTTGTCGCTCTGCGTGATTGGCATGGGCGTGTATCCAAAACCCTTTACCGACATTATTCATCCAGCAGTGATGCAGTTGCTCGAACATGTCGCGATTAGCAAACTCTGA
- the nuoL gene encoding NADH-quinone oxidoreductase subunit L — MTIALTTAHLCAIPLAPLVGAAFAGLLGTKFFGNRIGQVASQSITILGVAIAFLLSCWVLYEVMNGYYFDGSVYTWMKIGELSFDIGFLIDPLTAVMMVVVTFVSLMVHIYTIGYMAGEEGYNRFFAYISLFTFAMLMLVMSNNMLQLFFGWEAVGVVSYLLIGFYYDRPTAIFANMKAFLVNRVGDFGFILGIGLLLAATGSMNYADIFSQNTVMAAQTVPGTDWNLITVACICLFIGAMGKSAQFPLHVWLPDSMEGPTPISALIHAATMVTAGIFMVTRMSPLFELSDVALSFILVIGSITALFMGFLGIVQTDIKRVVAYSTLSQLGYMTVALGVSAYPIAIFHLMTHAFFKALLFLGAGSVIIGMHHEQDMRKMGGLWKYMPITCLVMLIGSLALIGTPFFSGFYSKDSIIEAVAASTIPGSGFAYFAVMASVFVTALYSFRLYFYVFHGKERFGHDHDHHHSHDAHDEHHGLAPGEKPHESPWVITLPLIALAIPSVIIGYYTIDPMLFGSFFGDAIYIDEAKHPALATFASHFHGPVAMALHGFTTPVFILLVLGVLVAAICYLWATSLPEKIAKIFAPIKTLLDNKYYLDDLNQWIFAKGALLIGGGLWKQGDQRVIDGFVVNGSAHLVGKFSGVIRHLQSGYLYHYAFAMIVGLIGLMAWILYTHIYIAY; from the coding sequence ATGACCATTGCTTTAACCACTGCCCATCTTTGTGCGATTCCACTAGCCCCGCTGGTGGGAGCGGCGTTTGCAGGACTATTAGGAACGAAGTTTTTTGGCAATCGGATTGGCCAAGTGGCATCCCAATCGATCACTATTTTGGGGGTCGCAATTGCGTTCTTGCTGTCGTGCTGGGTTTTATATGAGGTAATGAACGGCTATTACTTCGATGGCAGTGTTTACACCTGGATGAAGATTGGCGAGTTGAGTTTTGACATTGGCTTTCTGATTGATCCATTGACCGCCGTGATGATGGTGGTAGTGACCTTCGTTTCTCTCATGGTCCACATCTACACCATTGGGTATATGGCAGGCGAGGAGGGCTACAACCGTTTCTTCGCTTATATCTCCTTGTTTACCTTTGCCATGCTGATGCTCGTGATGAGCAACAACATGCTGCAGCTGTTCTTTGGATGGGAGGCGGTAGGCGTTGTGTCGTATTTGCTGATCGGTTTTTATTACGATCGTCCCACGGCGATTTTTGCCAACATGAAGGCCTTCTTGGTCAACCGTGTGGGCGACTTTGGATTCATCCTGGGGATTGGGCTATTGCTTGCTGCTACCGGCTCCATGAACTACGCCGATATCTTTTCTCAAAATACGGTGATGGCAGCCCAGACTGTGCCAGGAACGGATTGGAATCTAATCACGGTTGCTTGCATTTGTCTCTTTATTGGTGCGATGGGTAAGTCTGCTCAGTTCCCATTGCATGTCTGGTTACCGGATTCGATGGAAGGTCCAACCCCCATTTCTGCGTTGATTCATGCGGCAACCATGGTGACCGCAGGTATTTTTATGGTGACCCGCATGTCGCCCTTGTTTGAGCTCTCCGATGTTGCCTTGAGCTTCATTCTGGTCATCGGTTCGATTACCGCGCTCTTCATGGGATTCTTGGGAATCGTGCAAACCGATATCAAGCGCGTGGTGGCGTATTCAACGCTCTCGCAATTGGGCTACATGACCGTTGCGCTCGGCGTCTCTGCCTATCCAATTGCTATCTTCCATTTAATGACCCACGCTTTCTTTAAAGCTTTGTTGTTCTTAGGGGCGGGTAGTGTGATCATTGGAATGCATCACGAGCAGGACATGCGCAAGATGGGCGGCCTCTGGAAATACATGCCAATTACCTGTTTGGTGATGTTAATTGGTTCCTTGGCGTTGATTGGCACACCATTTTTCTCAGGTTTTTACTCCAAAGACTCGATTATTGAGGCGGTGGCGGCGAGCACCATACCTGGATCAGGTTTTGCATATTTTGCGGTGATGGCGAGCGTCTTTGTAACCGCCTTGTATTCCTTCCGCCTCTACTTTTATGTCTTCCATGGCAAGGAGCGATTTGGTCATGATCATGACCATCACCATTCGCACGATGCGCACGATGAGCATCATGGGCTCGCGCCAGGTGAGAAACCCCATGAGTCACCTTGGGTCATTACCTTGCCGCTGATCGCTTTGGCAATCCCCTCAGTGATTATTGGTTACTACACCATTGATCCCATGTTATTTGGTAGTTTCTTTGGGGACGCGATCTATATTGATGAGGCTAAGCATCCTGCACTTGCAACCTTTGCATCCCATTTCCATGGCCCAGTGGCAATGGCCTTGCATGGCTTTACGACCCCCGTGTTTATTTTGTTGGTCTTGGGTGTATTGGTGGCTGCCATTTGCTACCTGTGGGCTACATCCTTGCCCGAGAAAATCGCGAAGATCTTCGCGCCTATTAAGACTCTCTTGGATAACAAGTATTACCTCGATGATTTGAACCAATGGATTTTTGCAAAGGGCGCGCTCCTGATTGGTGGTGGCTTATGGAAGCAGGGCGATCAACGAGTCATTGATGGTTTTGTGGTGAACGGCAGTGCTCATCTGGTAGGTAAGTTCTCAGGAGTAATTCGTCATTTGCAGTCGGGTTATCTCTATCACTATGCCTTTGCCATGATCGTCGGTTTGATTGGCTTGATGGCCTGGATTCTGTATACCCATATTTATATTGCTTACTAA
- the nuoK gene encoding NADH-quinone oxidoreductase subunit NuoK yields the protein MTITLAHYLVLGAILFAISVVGIFLNRRNVIILLMAIELMLLAVNMNFVAFSHYLGDMAGQVFVFFILTVAAAEAAIGLAILVVLFRKVDTINTEDLDHLKG from the coding sequence ATGACCATCACACTCGCTCATTATTTAGTTCTCGGCGCTATTCTGTTTGCGATTAGTGTGGTTGGCATCTTCCTGAATCGGCGTAACGTGATCATCCTCTTGATGGCGATTGAGCTGATGTTGCTCGCCGTCAACATGAACTTTGTGGCGTTCTCCCATTACTTGGGTGATATGGCCGGTCAGGTATTTGTATTTTTTATTCTGACCGTAGCTGCAGCAGAGGCTGCGATTGGTTTGGCGATCTTGGTGGTTCTATTCCGCAAGGTTGACACGATTAATACCGAAGATCTTGACCATCTCAAAGGCTAG
- a CDS encoding NADH-quinone oxidoreductase subunit J: protein MTLDPNLIFSAFFYAFAALLVISALRVITVPNPVHAALFLVLAFFSASGIWMLLKAEFLSLILILVYVGAVMVLFLFVVMMLDLDLAHLRRDFKKYLPLAMLIGVVIILQLSIVLIRGFIGTTAPVNVLPDVVAANNTQVLGYLMFTEYIYAFEVAGIVLLVAIIAAVALTLRKRKDVKGQNIAEQVAVSAKDRMRIVSMDAERDAKQDLKSRTKPGDPA from the coding sequence ATGACCCTTGACCCCAATTTAATCTTCTCAGCCTTTTTCTATGCTTTCGCGGCGCTCTTGGTGATTTCCGCATTGCGGGTCATTACGGTTCCCAATCCTGTGCACGCAGCCTTATTCTTGGTTTTGGCATTCTTTAGTGCCTCTGGTATCTGGATGTTGCTCAAAGCCGAGTTCCTAAGCCTGATCCTGATCCTGGTCTATGTGGGCGCGGTGATGGTGTTGTTTTTATTCGTGGTGATGATGCTCGATCTGGATCTTGCGCATCTGCGACGCGATTTCAAGAAATACCTACCACTTGCCATGCTGATTGGTGTGGTGATCATCTTGCAACTCTCGATCGTGTTAATCCGCGGCTTTATTGGCACCACCGCACCTGTGAACGTCTTGCCCGATGTGGTGGCAGCAAATAATACGCAAGTCCTTGGTTATTTAATGTTTACGGAATACATTTATGCCTTTGAAGTTGCCGGCATTGTCTTGTTGGTTGCCATTATTGCGGCCGTTGCCCTTACTCTGCGTAAACGTAAAGATGTGAAGGGTCAAAATATTGCAGAGCAGGTTGCGGTTTCCGCTAAAGATCGGATGCGGATTGTCTCGATGGATGCTGAGCGTGACGCCAAGCAAGACCTCAAGTCTCGAACCAAACCAGGTGATCCAGCATGA
- the nuoI gene encoding NADH-quinone oxidoreductase subunit NuoI, translating to MFKRASQFLNSLMLKDVLKGMSITGRYLFKPKITIQYPEEKTPLSPRFRGLHALRRYPNGEERCIACKLCEAVCPALAISIESDQREDGTRRTTRYDIDLTKCIFCGYCEEACPVDAIVETNIFEYFGDKRGDLYFTKEMLLAVGDEYEKQIAANREADAPYR from the coding sequence ATGTTCAAGCGCGCCTCTCAGTTTCTGAATAGCTTAATGCTCAAAGACGTTCTTAAAGGAATGTCGATTACAGGGCGTTATTTATTTAAACCCAAGATCACGATTCAGTATCCGGAAGAGAAGACCCCATTGTCACCCCGTTTTCGGGGCTTACACGCACTGCGTCGCTATCCCAATGGGGAAGAGCGCTGCATTGCATGCAAACTGTGTGAGGCCGTTTGCCCGGCTCTGGCAATCTCGATTGAGTCTGATCAGCGTGAGGATGGTACCCGCAGAACAACGCGCTATGACATCGACCTGACCAAATGCATTTTCTGTGGCTATTGTGAAGAGGCTTGCCCAGTGGACGCCATTGTTGAGACCAATATTTTTGAGTATTTCGGCGATAAACGCGGTGATCTGTACTTTACCAAGGAGATGTTGCTAGCGGTCGGTGATGAATACGAAAAGCAAATTGCAGCCAACCGAGAGGCGGATGCACCATACCGTTAA
- the nuoH gene encoding NADH-quinone oxidoreductase subunit NuoH, with protein sequence MGNWIDLITSHGEQLFGSFWPLVWNLAKILIIVLPIFGAVAYLTLWERKLIGWMHIRLGPNRVGPLGLFQPIADALKLLMKEIVSPTRASHTLYIIAPLMVLTPALAAWAVVPFQADLVLADVNAGLLYVMAITSVGVYGVILAGWASNSKYPFLGAMRASAQMISYEIAMGLALVTVLMVAGSLNLSNIVRSQEVGIFADMGLNFLSWNWLPLLPMFVIYFISGVAETNRHPFDVVEGESEIVAGHMVEYSGMAFALFFLAEYANMILIAALTSIMFLGGWLPILDLPILRDIPGFFWLFAKIFFVLSCFIWLRASLPRYRYDQIMRLGWKIFIPLTVVWVLLVGAWILSPWNIWS encoded by the coding sequence ATGGGCAACTGGATCGATCTCATTACCAGCCACGGTGAACAACTGTTTGGTTCGTTCTGGCCTTTGGTTTGGAACTTAGCGAAGATCCTGATCATCGTATTGCCCATTTTTGGCGCAGTTGCCTACCTCACGCTGTGGGAGCGCAAGCTGATTGGCTGGATGCACATTCGTTTAGGTCCTAATCGGGTTGGGCCGCTTGGTTTATTCCAGCCAATTGCGGATGCATTAAAGCTTCTGATGAAGGAGATCGTCTCCCCAACGCGCGCAAGTCATACGCTCTACATCATTGCCCCACTCATGGTGCTAACCCCGGCGCTTGCTGCATGGGCAGTGGTGCCGTTCCAAGCAGACCTAGTTCTTGCGGATGTGAACGCTGGTCTCCTCTATGTGATGGCCATTACCTCGGTGGGTGTGTATGGCGTGATCTTGGCGGGGTGGGCCTCAAACTCCAAGTACCCATTCTTGGGAGCCATGCGTGCCTCTGCTCAAATGATCTCTTATGAGATTGCGATGGGTTTAGCTCTGGTGACCGTATTGATGGTCGCCGGCTCCTTAAACCTAAGTAATATTGTGCGCTCTCAAGAAGTTGGCATCTTCGCCGACATGGGCCTGAACTTCCTCTCTTGGAACTGGTTGCCCTTACTACCCATGTTTGTGATCTATTTCATCTCCGGGGTTGCGGAGACCAACCGTCACCCGTTTGACGTGGTAGAAGGGGAGTCCGAGATTGTTGCTGGTCACATGGTGGAGTACTCCGGCATGGCCTTTGCATTATTTTTCTTGGCCGAATATGCCAATATGATCTTGATTGCCGCCTTAACGTCGATCATGTTCTTGGGCGGTTGGTTACCAATCCTTGATCTACCCATCTTGCGCGACATCCCAGGATTCTTTTGGTTATTTGCCAAGATCTTTTTTGTGCTCTCGTGCTTTATTTGGTTGCGGGCTTCATTGCCACGGTATCGCTATGACCAAATCATGCGTTTGGGTTGGAAGATCTTTATTCCGCTAACCGTGGTTTGGGTATTGTTGGTTGGGGCTTGGATTTTGTCCCCCTGGAACATTTGGAGCTAA